The following proteins are co-located in the Fructilactobacillus carniphilus genome:
- a CDS encoding MFS transporter: MKARFTRIINILFCLQILHLTLLQFALFQSTFLVAQLIMELPAGIISDLVARRKIIVSGLMILSISPLIMVSAVILAHPLLIILLAAILEGVGNALLSGSDTAYFFEALRTDHDLEFYDRIRGQVQLVTALVTGIATFVGGFLFTVNFILPYIAQIGCLLLTILLISSLPVEPKAIGKQNKTDFWQPLLVFRSMFTNKTILATFLLTGMITAVVNTIFSFMPQTVAKIGYSATANGLIFMLFSFVGGLVATQSYRLLNWKITRIMELIIVMIGVGFLLQLQSLPCLFFGGLGILYITVDFLDPLVMTILNNWVRDRERATFLSGLAFLTTILTILVNPLISVLMTKLGVIAMLGIVAGFTILAIITMIIIFNLAQPRK, from the coding sequence GTGAAAGCTCGCTTCACTCGCATCATTAATATTTTGTTTTGTCTGCAAATTCTCCACTTAACCTTGCTTCAGTTTGCGTTGTTTCAATCGACTTTCTTGGTTGCTCAACTAATCATGGAATTACCAGCTGGGATTATCAGTGATTTAGTCGCTCGTCGTAAAATTATTGTAAGCGGGCTGATGATTCTGAGTATTTCTCCCTTAATCATGGTTAGTGCGGTCATTTTGGCTCATCCGCTGTTAATTATTTTATTGGCAGCCATTCTTGAGGGAGTAGGTAATGCACTTCTGAGTGGCTCTGACACTGCTTACTTTTTTGAAGCGTTACGGACAGATCATGATTTAGAATTTTATGATCGCATTCGGGGGCAAGTACAGTTAGTAACGGCACTCGTCACGGGAATAGCAACGTTTGTGGGTGGATTTTTGTTTACTGTGAATTTTATCTTGCCTTACATAGCTCAGATTGGATGTTTGTTATTGACTATCTTATTAATCAGTAGTCTGCCCGTTGAACCAAAAGCAATAGGGAAGCAGAATAAAACTGATTTTTGGCAACCGTTACTTGTTTTTCGTTCAATGTTTACTAATAAAACCATTCTGGCTACCTTTTTATTGACCGGAATGATTACAGCGGTCGTGAATACTATTTTTAGTTTTATGCCGCAAACGGTTGCTAAAATTGGCTATTCGGCAACGGCAAATGGACTGATTTTTATGTTGTTTAGTTTTGTAGGTGGGTTAGTTGCGACGCAATCTTATCGGTTATTGAACTGGAAAATTACTCGGATTATGGAATTAATTATTGTGATGATTGGCGTTGGCTTCTTATTACAATTACAATCGCTACCGTGCTTGTTTTTTGGTGGTTTAGGAATCTTGTATATTACAGTTGATTTTCTAGATCCCCTTGTAATGACCATTTTGAATAATTGGGTTAGGGATCGTGAACGAGCCACCTTTCTTTCAGGTTTGGCGTTTTTAACGACGATTTTAACCATTTTAGTAAACCCTTTAATTAGTGTCCTAATGACTAAATTAGGAGTAATTGCAATGCTAGGGATTGTGGCTGGATTCACCATTCTGGCGATTATAACGATGATTATCATCTTTAATTTAGCGCAACCTAGAAAATAA
- a CDS encoding ATP-grasp domain-containing protein — MKQIKKILILGGGASNIDHESEQDAAAFQAISVWRRLGIEPYVIDNNPYSLLLQEIDPQHTFVRSITTQTVADLLREHHIDGITPIFGTKAALTVVQRLEKNQVLQELQVQLIGLNTNNLYLFGTETEAAEQNTALANRLADNHIPIVASQIISNFTDLRNNIERIQFPVSIKPLSTNKKRQRRIFQNMESLNNEIDDLFQESPEQKLSLEREVGNYQEIGMVAIRDVEGNKMLISSLEDMNPVKINATDSVIFAPAQTLNDYQLKRLRSITFDVLDCLGIKGICHLQFAVNGATDEVYVIKVNPVFNSETSLAAKSTGYPLAKVAASLLLDIPLTKVKLPPRFNPLTTILQPLSDHVTVKMPIWSFDYLDMADNHLGTHAKATGAAIGVGRSAEAALMIGLRSPQDVLPEYADLSEDDLINQLIHPTDQQILILFEAVRRGYSASDLSELTKIDEFYFVIMKNLLTVIEQVQQHPLQAEALLAGNRYGFGNGMFCHFWKTDNATIVAMQKKLKHAKTYKMIDPTAGEFPEKINSFYGSYEFENDTQKLSDHSALVIGKGRNHLGPNTAADTYTAEMLIQLHKLGYKTIILNNNPNSVSLIPAISDKQYIEPVQLGEILNVIELEQPQYVFLPGNRHFLIRELQKIAGSFKLVILPPDQETGTVYQDHADFALNVLVSPQGIIPIATVGFRSQMENDDNQLENQTSYYIPYANQQLDSERVEELARAEIKQHPLTGLIQILFTIDEKGNYVTTGITPLRITETIFLNQVTGINWIRILMQMYTGHFDPMFIRKLIPQIDSASRFAIMQITFPFKHLGISNVPKRRRYEIGAKLSFGPTLDDSTTNLLK, encoded by the coding sequence ATGAAGCAAATTAAAAAAATTCTGATTCTGGGTGGAGGAGCTTCTAACATTGATCATGAAAGTGAACAAGATGCGGCTGCTTTTCAAGCAATTTCAGTTTGGCGTCGGTTAGGGATTGAACCTTATGTAATTGACAATAATCCATATTCACTGTTATTACAGGAAATTGATCCCCAGCATACCTTTGTAAGGAGTATTACAACCCAAACCGTAGCTGATTTATTACGGGAACACCATATTGACGGGATTACCCCCATTTTTGGGACTAAAGCTGCGCTAACGGTTGTGCAAAGGTTAGAAAAAAACCAGGTGTTACAAGAATTACAAGTCCAGTTAATTGGATTGAACACCAATAATTTATACTTATTTGGAACGGAAACCGAAGCTGCTGAACAAAATACCGCGTTAGCTAATCGATTAGCTGATAATCACATTCCCATTGTGGCGTCGCAAATCATTAGTAATTTTACTGATTTACGGAATAACATCGAACGGATTCAATTTCCCGTTTCCATTAAACCGTTAAGTACCAACAAAAAGCGGCAACGACGGATTTTTCAAAACATGGAAAGCCTCAATAACGAAATTGATGATTTATTTCAGGAGTCGCCGGAACAAAAGCTCTCGTTAGAACGAGAAGTTGGTAATTACCAAGAAATTGGAATGGTGGCTATCAGAGACGTTGAAGGCAATAAAATGCTGATTTCTTCGCTGGAAGATATGAATCCGGTGAAGATTAATGCGACTGATTCGGTTATTTTTGCCCCGGCTCAGACCTTGAACGATTATCAATTGAAACGATTACGTTCAATTACGTTTGACGTTTTAGACTGTTTAGGAATTAAGGGAATTTGTCATCTGCAATTTGCCGTAAATGGTGCGACTGATGAGGTTTATGTAATTAAAGTAAATCCGGTTTTTAATTCAGAAACGTCATTAGCGGCCAAATCCACTGGTTATCCGCTGGCCAAGGTGGCAGCTTCATTATTATTAGATATTCCGCTAACCAAAGTAAAATTACCACCGCGGTTTAATCCGTTGACGACCATCTTACAGCCTTTAAGTGATCATGTTACGGTTAAGATGCCAATTTGGTCATTTGATTATTTAGATATGGCGGATAATCATTTGGGTACGCATGCGAAAGCCACCGGAGCTGCAATCGGAGTAGGACGTAGTGCTGAAGCAGCATTAATGATTGGACTACGTAGTCCGCAAGATGTTCTCCCTGAATATGCTGATTTGAGCGAAGATGATTTAATTAATCAATTGATTCATCCGACCGACCAGCAAATTCTAATTTTGTTTGAAGCCGTGCGGCGGGGGTATTCCGCCAGTGACTTAAGTGAGTTAACTAAAATTGACGAATTTTACTTTGTCATTATGAAGAATTTGCTGACAGTGATTGAACAAGTGCAACAACATCCTCTACAAGCAGAAGCACTTTTAGCTGGTAATCGGTATGGGTTTGGAAATGGAATGTTTTGCCATTTTTGGAAGACTGATAACGCAACCATCGTGGCCATGCAAAAAAAACTAAAGCATGCTAAGACTTATAAGATGATAGATCCCACGGCGGGGGAATTTCCAGAAAAAATTAATTCCTTCTATGGTAGTTATGAATTTGAAAACGATACCCAAAAGTTGAGTGATCATAGTGCCTTAGTCATCGGAAAAGGGCGGAATCACTTAGGTCCGAATACCGCTGCTGATACTTATACGGCGGAAATGTTAATTCAACTGCATAAATTAGGTTATAAAACCATTATTTTAAATAATAACCCCAATTCGGTTTCTTTAATTCCGGCCATTAGTGATAAACAATACATTGAACCAGTTCAGCTGGGCGAAATTTTAAATGTAATTGAATTAGAACAACCCCAGTACGTGTTTTTACCAGGTAATCGTCATTTCTTGATTCGGGAACTGCAAAAGATTGCTGGAAGCTTTAAATTAGTAATTCTTCCTCCAGATCAAGAAACCGGAACTGTCTATCAAGATCACGCTGATTTTGCGTTAAACGTGTTGGTGAGTCCTCAGGGAATAATCCCCATTGCAACGGTAGGCTTTCGTTCGCAAATGGAAAATGACGATAATCAGTTAGAAAATCAAACCAGTTATTACATTCCTTATGCTAACCAGCAGTTGGATTCGGAACGAGTGGAAGAGTTGGCTCGGGCTGAGATTAAGCAACATCCGTTAACTGGTTTAATTCAGATCTTATTCACCATTGATGAAAAGGGGAATTACGTGACAACCGGGATTACCCCGCTTCGAATCACAGAAACCATCTTTTTAAACCAGGTAACTGGGATTAACTGGATTCGGATTTTAATGCAAATGTATACAGGTCATTTTGATCCAATGTTTATTCGGAAGTTAATTCCTCAAATTGATTCAGCGAGTCGATTTGCGATTATGCAAATTACATTTCCGTTTAAACACCTGGGAATTAGCAATGTTCCCAAACGCCGACGGTATGAAATTGGGGCAAAACTTTCTTTTGGTCCCACGTTAGATGACTCTACCACTAATTTACTAAAATAA
- a CDS encoding carbamoyl phosphate synthase small subunit has protein sequence MVKRYLVLDDGTSFAGEAFGDLTSTTGELAINTNLNYYQEALTDPTYHNQIVTFLQPSIGNVGINPKNYESILTSAKGIVVHQSENISFSQLKDLSLDSFLKERHIPGISQIDTRQLQKHVRQHNVKKASIVSTNDDHAFDQLQAAVLSNQQIQAVATPKPYLVPGTGVTIVVIDFGLRESIIRQLAKLNCNMIVVPWNTTFAEIKNLDPEGVVLSSGPGSPDEIDASVIETIQIIQEHLPLFGIGLGHELIAIANGARVARMPIGNYGSNHPVRKIITNELIYPNQAQAYAIVNDSVDHNRLIVTYKDIINGTIQGIRSRDFPTFSVQFSPDGSGGMVDGFDLFEEFVESIIAHRRSTHEAN, from the coding sequence GTGGTTAAACGATATTTAGTTCTAGATGACGGAACCTCATTTGCAGGAGAAGCATTTGGTGATTTAACCAGTACCACTGGAGAACTAGCAATTAATACTAATTTAAATTATTATCAAGAGGCTTTAACTGATCCAACTTACCATAATCAAATTGTTACTTTTTTGCAGCCCTCCATTGGAAACGTTGGAATTAACCCCAAAAATTATGAATCCATTTTGACGTCCGCAAAGGGGATTGTCGTGCATCAAAGCGAAAATATTTCTTTTTCGCAATTAAAGGATCTGTCATTGGATTCCTTTTTAAAGGAACGACATATTCCAGGGATTAGTCAAATTGATACCCGTCAATTGCAGAAACATGTGCGACAACACAACGTAAAAAAGGCCAGCATTGTCAGTACTAATGATGACCACGCTTTTGATCAATTACAGGCAGCGGTGTTAAGTAATCAACAAATTCAAGCCGTTGCCACGCCGAAACCATATTTGGTACCGGGGACTGGAGTTACGATTGTGGTAATCGATTTTGGATTACGGGAATCCATCATTCGGCAGTTAGCGAAGTTAAATTGCAACATGATTGTCGTGCCTTGGAATACCACGTTTGCTGAAATTAAGAACTTGGATCCTGAAGGAGTAGTGCTCTCATCAGGACCAGGTTCTCCAGATGAAATTGATGCAAGCGTCATTGAAACCATTCAAATAATTCAGGAGCACTTACCGTTATTTGGAATTGGGTTAGGTCATGAATTAATTGCAATTGCGAATGGGGCCCGAGTAGCCAGAATGCCAATTGGTAACTATGGCAGTAATCATCCGGTACGGAAAATTATTACCAACGAGTTGATTTATCCTAATCAGGCGCAGGCTTATGCGATTGTAAACGATTCTGTAGACCACAATCGTTTAATTGTAACTTACAAAGATATTATTAATGGAACTATCCAGGGAATTCGGAGTCGAGATTTTCCGACTTTCTCCGTTCAATTCTCTCCCGATGGCTCTGGGGGAATGGTTGACGGCTTCGATTTATTTGAAGAATTTGTTGAGAGCATTATTGCACACAGGAGATCAACTCATGAAGCAAATTAA
- the pyrR gene encoding bifunctional pyr operon transcriptional regulator/uracil phosphoribosyltransferase PyrR translates to MNGEKVVLDSMSMQRALTRITYEIIEKNKGVQNLVLIGIKTRGVYLAERISNRLKKLEDTDVPVISLDITKYRDDQAAAASNQSVAENVVPIDDKNVVLVDDVLFTGRTVRAALGAINEIGRPKRINLAVLVDRGHRELPIRADFVGKNIPSSKDETIKVLVSEIDDRDGVEIKQK, encoded by the coding sequence ATGAATGGTGAAAAAGTTGTTTTAGATAGCATGTCAATGCAACGGGCATTGACTCGCATTACCTATGAAATCATCGAAAAGAATAAAGGGGTCCAAAACCTCGTTTTAATTGGAATTAAGACGCGCGGAGTTTACCTTGCAGAACGGATTTCCAATCGTCTGAAAAAGTTGGAAGACACTGATGTACCGGTAATTTCACTGGATATCACCAAGTATCGAGATGACCAAGCAGCTGCTGCCAGTAATCAATCGGTAGCAGAAAACGTAGTTCCCATTGATGATAAAAACGTGGTTCTCGTCGATGATGTATTATTTACAGGGCGAACGGTTCGGGCAGCCTTAGGAGCCATCAATGAAATTGGTCGACCTAAACGGATTAATTTGGCTGTTTTGGTAGATCGCGGTCATCGGGAATTACCGATTAGAGCAGATTTTGTGGGTAAAAACATTCCGAGTTCAAAAGATGAAACGATCAAAGTACTAGTATCTGAAATTGATGATCGAGATGGGGTCGAAATTAAGCAAAAATAG
- a CDS encoding RluA family pseudouridine synthase has protein sequence MEERQFTVDQPDTRLDKLIANQFPDLTRSRVSKLIKDGAVLVNQRVQKPKYQAQLHDQITIKIPTPEQLDVTPEAIPLDVVYEDDQVIVVNKPQGMVVHPAPGHPNHTLVNALLAHTKLSSINGTVRPGIVHRIDKDTSGLLMVAKTDVAHQSLTKQLQEKTSRRKYLALVHGNIREDQGTIDASLGRSSKDRKKQAVVPDGRHAVTHFRVLQRFGSDYTLVECQLETGRTHQIRVHMQYINHPLVGDPLYGPRKTIKGNGQFLHASELGFTHPTTGKALDFHSPLPPIFQQTLAKLAKQYGVTNLEEEAKHEW, from the coding sequence ATGGAAGAACGCCAATTTACGGTTGACCAACCAGATACGCGGTTAGATAAATTAATTGCTAATCAATTTCCGGATTTAACTCGTTCGCGAGTTAGTAAACTAATCAAAGATGGAGCCGTTTTAGTTAATCAGCGGGTCCAAAAACCCAAGTATCAAGCTCAATTGCATGATCAGATTACGATTAAGATTCCAACTCCCGAGCAATTAGATGTCACTCCCGAAGCAATTCCGTTGGACGTGGTTTATGAAGATGATCAGGTGATTGTCGTTAACAAACCGCAAGGCATGGTAGTTCATCCCGCTCCGGGACACCCCAATCATACGTTGGTTAACGCTTTACTTGCACATACCAAGTTATCTAGCATTAACGGGACGGTTCGTCCGGGAATTGTGCATCGGATTGATAAGGACACCTCAGGCTTACTAATGGTGGCTAAGACCGACGTGGCCCACCAATCGTTAACGAAGCAACTCCAAGAAAAGACTAGTCGGCGCAAATATTTGGCACTTGTTCATGGCAACATTCGTGAAGACCAGGGAACTATCGATGCCTCGTTAGGTCGTTCGTCTAAGGATCGTAAGAAACAAGCGGTGGTTCCAGATGGGCGCCATGCGGTTACTCATTTTCGGGTACTACAACGGTTTGGTTCAGATTATACGTTAGTGGAATGCCAGTTAGAAACCGGCCGGACGCATCAGATTCGGGTGCACATGCAATACATTAATCATCCGCTAGTCGGAGATCCTCTCTATGGACCCCGGAAAACGATTAAGGGGAATGGTCAATTTTTGCATGCTTCCGAATTAGGGTTTACGCATCCTACGACGGGGAAAGCGTTAGATTTTCACAGTCCCTTGCCACCCATTTTTCAGCAAACATTAGCTAAGTTAGCCAAACAATACGGTGTTACAAATTTAGAGGAGGAAGCCAAGCATGAATGGTGA
- the lspA gene encoding signal peptidase II, protein MSKTSKSRFPQLFLILTFTGTLLLIIIDQWVKQIVRTQVKPGESINLIPHVLSITNITNSGAAWSFLAGNSWIFIVIAGIASLLFIWLMAKNQRQHWIVIALGLMLAGTIGNLLDRIFFGAVTDMIQFDFIQFPIFNLADCYLTLGVGLILIRLVLQED, encoded by the coding sequence ATGAGTAAGACAAGTAAGTCACGGTTCCCTCAGTTATTCCTCATTCTTACGTTTACGGGAACATTACTTTTAATTATTATTGATCAATGGGTTAAACAAATAGTGCGAACCCAAGTTAAACCAGGTGAGAGCATCAATTTGATTCCCCACGTATTATCAATTACAAACATTACCAACTCAGGTGCTGCTTGGAGTTTTTTAGCGGGTAATTCGTGGATTTTTATCGTAATTGCAGGAATCGCTAGCCTCCTTTTTATCTGGTTAATGGCTAAAAACCAACGACAGCACTGGATTGTAATTGCTTTAGGATTAATGTTAGCGGGAACCATTGGTAATTTATTGGATCGAATTTTCTTTGGTGCGGTTACTGATATGATTCAGTTCGATTTTATCCAATTTCCGATTTTTAACCTAGCAGATTGTTACCTTACGCTCGGCGTGGGATTAATCCTAATTCGACTCGTTTTACAGGAGGACTAG
- a CDS encoding EbsA family protein, which translates to MITQKRKFLYQPQPTTSIICWSWTLIVLLVGVIIWLEITQFQNITFMFFLAFVALTWIQIYFRKMLVWSDTIEIRQVLNPFGKKISLQSISRVQAQRNSIAFNAGGRRYKFLLPANSVIELEELLTKDRQHE; encoded by the coding sequence ATGATAACGCAGAAAAGAAAATTTTTATATCAACCGCAACCCACCACTAGCATTATTTGTTGGAGTTGGACGCTTATTGTTTTATTGGTCGGAGTCATTATTTGGCTTGAAATCACCCAATTTCAAAATATCACTTTTATGTTTTTTCTAGCGTTTGTGGCTTTGACCTGGATCCAGATTTATTTCCGCAAGATGTTAGTCTGGTCTGATACGATTGAGATTAGACAGGTCTTAAATCCATTTGGGAAAAAGATTAGTCTGCAGTCCATTTCACGAGTGCAAGCTCAGCGAAATAGCATTGCATTTAACGCCGGGGGCCGTCGGTATAAGTTTTTATTACCAGCGAACTCTGTAATTGAACTAGAAGAACTATTAACCAAGGATCGCCAGCATGAGTAA
- a CDS encoding ribonuclease HI family protein, translated as MYIKVYSDAAEQPQTQQCSAGVLIIVNHKQYPVKRLLNATNNHEAEFQACELALKTLQQQLTKAEQHTAIVNYYTDSKIVADSIQKNYAKHYQEYVDCIQQLQQSFSIFFVNWIPDRDNQGAHQLALQALHRSERK; from the coding sequence ATGTACATTAAAGTTTATTCTGATGCGGCGGAGCAGCCGCAGACCCAGCAATGTAGCGCTGGGGTTTTAATTATTGTTAATCACAAACAGTATCCAGTAAAACGGTTGCTCAATGCAACCAATAACCATGAAGCTGAGTTTCAAGCCTGTGAATTGGCATTGAAAACCTTACAACAACAGTTAACGAAGGCAGAGCAACACACTGCCATCGTTAACTATTATACTGATAGTAAAATCGTTGCTGATAGTATTCAAAAAAACTATGCCAAGCACTACCAAGAATACGTTGATTGCATTCAGCAATTGCAACAATCATTTTCTATTTTCTTTGTGAATTGGATTCCAGATCGAGATAACCAAGGAGCCCATCAATTAGCACTACAAGCCCTTCATCGCTCCGAGCGTAAATAG
- a CDS encoding NAD(P)/FAD-dependent oxidoreductase, which translates to MIGGGIVGTSAAYFLNQLAPADQVQVTLFDNGTGQATKAAAGIISPWLSKRRNQHWYHLARDGAVVVKQLATATKMDTQTYANNGTIITRKDAAQVFDLEQLARERKQLAPLMGEIRSLNPSEIKQLLPMLTNMQQPGLFISGGSWIDGNRFCQHLLAQCAQAMVHVVSEQVTLADEHQLITTGGVQRFDKIIVATGAWTKQLLQSINVKADIRPQKGQLIELQLPHATLPNRPVLMPESEYDFIPVASDRLIIGATHEDDQGFDLTETPAATTDLLQTAKHLIAGISSENVILKRVGTRAYTSDYGPFIGSVPEHADLLVGTGLGSSGLTTGPLVGKLLAQLALDQTVDLTTYSKPVTNYLRSER; encoded by the coding sequence ATTATTGGTGGTGGAATCGTAGGGACTAGTGCTGCTTACTTTTTAAACCAGCTGGCACCCGCTGATCAGGTGCAAGTGACACTGTTTGACAATGGAACCGGACAAGCAACGAAAGCAGCTGCGGGAATTATTTCTCCTTGGTTATCAAAGCGTCGCAATCAGCATTGGTATCATTTAGCTAGAGACGGAGCAGTCGTAGTGAAGCAATTGGCAACGGCGACTAAGATGGATACGCAGACCTATGCTAATAACGGAACTATCATTACGCGCAAAGATGCCGCACAAGTTTTTGACTTAGAACAATTGGCGCGGGAACGAAAACAATTAGCCCCCTTGATGGGGGAGATTCGGTCCTTAAATCCTAGTGAAATTAAGCAACTGTTACCCATGTTAACTAACATGCAACAACCGGGCTTATTCATAAGCGGGGGGAGTTGGATTGATGGGAATCGTTTCTGTCAACATCTGTTAGCCCAATGTGCACAAGCAATGGTTCACGTTGTCTCAGAACAAGTAACGTTGGCTGATGAGCATCAATTAATCACTACCGGAGGAGTTCAACGGTTTGATAAGATTATTGTGGCTACGGGAGCATGGACGAAGCAGTTGTTGCAATCAATCAACGTTAAAGCTGATATTCGTCCGCAAAAGGGCCAGTTAATTGAGCTCCAATTACCCCATGCTACCTTACCGAATCGACCGGTACTGATGCCGGAGTCAGAGTACGATTTTATTCCGGTTGCTTCAGATCGATTGATTATCGGAGCAACTCATGAAGATGATCAGGGTTTTGATCTTACTGAAACTCCAGCAGCAACGACAGACCTGTTACAAACCGCTAAACACTTAATTGCAGGAATTAGCTCAGAAAATGTTATTCTAAAGAGGGTTGGAACCAGGGCCTATACCTCTGATTACGGCCCATTTATCGGATCAGTGCCAGAACATGCTGATCTTTTAGTGGGAACCGGGCTAGGATCATCTGGATTAACCACCGGACCATTAGTCGGGAAGCTCTTAGCGCAATTAGCATTAGATCAAACAGTAGATTTAACCACTTACTCTAAACCAGTTACGAACTATTTACGCTCGGAGCGATGA
- a CDS encoding THUMP domain-containing class I SAM-dependent RNA methyltransferase, protein MQKFNLMATCAAGIEAVTANELKQMGYQVNVLNGMVLFSGTVTDIIKTNLWLRTADRIKIIVGEFEAQTFDELFEGTKALPWESLIPMDGEFPVAGRSKKSLLHSVPDVQAITKKAIATKLASFYHRRTRLPETGGLYPLEVRINKNHVLELLDTTGPSLFKRGYRIAKGEAPLKENMAAALILLTNWHPETMPFLDPMCGSGTIPIEAAMIARNVAPGIKRSFAFEEWDWISSDLVQNIRDEAVSVIKDEGELHIQASDVNGEMINHAKVNAQAMGLLHDIQFKQLAVQDFKTTSTDGVVVTNPPYGQRLGDQEAATNLYRDLGQVFRPLTTWSKYYLTSDLNFEKAYGQKATKRRKLYNGQIRTDYFQYWGTKA, encoded by the coding sequence ATGCAAAAATTTAACTTAATGGCTACTTGTGCTGCGGGAATTGAAGCAGTGACCGCCAATGAATTAAAACAAATGGGATACCAGGTCAACGTTTTGAATGGAATGGTTTTGTTTTCTGGAACGGTGACTGATATTATCAAAACCAATTTGTGGTTGCGAACGGCCGATCGGATCAAAATAATTGTCGGGGAATTTGAAGCTCAGACCTTTGATGAATTGTTTGAAGGCACCAAGGCTCTACCATGGGAAAGCCTAATTCCGATGGACGGAGAATTTCCGGTTGCTGGTCGCTCGAAAAAGTCGTTATTACATAGTGTCCCTGACGTACAAGCGATTACCAAAAAGGCGATTGCCACTAAACTAGCTAGTTTTTACCACCGGAGAACCCGGTTACCAGAAACCGGGGGATTATATCCCCTAGAAGTTCGCATTAATAAGAACCACGTGCTGGAGCTGTTAGATACGACCGGTCCTAGTTTGTTTAAGCGAGGTTATCGAATTGCCAAAGGAGAAGCTCCTTTAAAAGAAAATATGGCCGCAGCCTTGATCCTATTAACCAATTGGCATCCAGAAACGATGCCATTCTTAGATCCAATGTGCGGATCTGGAACCATTCCGATTGAAGCGGCGATGATTGCTAGAAACGTTGCTCCGGGAATTAAACGGTCCTTTGCGTTTGAAGAATGGGATTGGATTAGTTCCGACCTAGTTCAAAATATTCGGGATGAGGCCGTGAGCGTTATTAAAGATGAAGGAGAACTGCACATTCAGGCTTCTGATGTGAACGGAGAAATGATTAATCATGCTAAAGTCAATGCACAAGCGATGGGACTTTTGCATGATATTCAATTCAAACAATTAGCCGTTCAAGATTTTAAGACAACTTCTACCGATGGGGTAGTAGTCACTAACCCGCCTTATGGACAACGATTGGGCGATCAGGAAGCCGCTACGAATTTGTATCGTGATTTAGGACAAGTTTTTCGGCCGTTAACAACGTGGTCGAAATACTATTTAACCAGTGATTTAAATTTTGAAAAAGCATATGGACAAAAGGCAACGAAGCGCCGGAAGCTTTATAACGGTCAGATTCGAACTGATTATTTCCAGTATTGGGGAACCAAAGCCTAG
- the gpsB gene encoding cell division regulator GpsB translates to MDNVNFTPKDILQKEFRQKMRGYDQTDVDSFLDEIIKDYETFQTELNDKDQQIAQLVAENNQLKTKLNATVQQPQPEPVVQPQQPVNESKPSDATTMDILKRLSNLEQRVFGDGPQN, encoded by the coding sequence ATGGATAACGTTAACTTTACGCCGAAAGATATTCTCCAAAAAGAATTCCGTCAAAAGATGCGCGGTTATGATCAAACTGATGTTGATTCTTTTCTGGATGAAATTATTAAGGATTATGAAACCTTCCAAACGGAACTCAACGATAAGGATCAGCAAATTGCTCAATTAGTGGCTGAAAATAACCAATTGAAAACTAAGCTGAATGCGACAGTGCAACAACCACAGCCGGAACCAGTTGTGCAACCGCAACAACCTGTTAATGAGTCTAAACCTTCTGATGCCACCACGATGGATATTTTGAAACGATTATCCAATCTGGAGCAACGTGTTTTTGGTGATGGACCACAAAATTAG